A single genomic interval of Gossypium raimondii isolate GPD5lz chromosome 11, ASM2569854v1, whole genome shotgun sequence harbors:
- the LOC105802104 gene encoding putative calcium-binding protein CML19, giving the protein MIKNEQYERVLSYFDRDGDGKISASELSHRLGLMGGELKLNEAQVAIEALDSNGDGLLDLEDFIGLLEEGGEAEKTKDLKEAFQMYDTDGNGFITPKDLKKMLSKLGEFKSIDECKVMIKRFDLNGDGVISFEEFKLMMQ; this is encoded by the coding sequence ATGATCAAAAACGAACAATACGAACGTGTTCTTAGTTACTTCGATAGAGACGGCGATGGGAAGATTTCAGCATCGGAGTTGAGCCATAGATTGGGCTTAATGGGCGGGGAACTGAAGTTAAACGAAGCCCAAGTGGCAATCGAAGCGTTGGACTCAAACGGCGACGGGTTATTAGATTTGGAGGATTTCATTGGGTTATTAGAAGAAGGAGGTGAAGCAGAGAAGACGAAGGATTTGAAAGAAGCTTTCCAGATGTACGATACTGATGGAAACGGATTCATTACGCCTAAAGACTTGAAGAAAATGTTAAGCAAGCTTGGGGAGTTCAAGTCCATTGATGAATGTAAGGTTATGATCAAGCGATTTGATCTTAACGGTGATGGTGTCATCAGCTTCGAGGAGTTTAAATTGATGATGCAATGA